One stretch of Nicotiana tabacum cultivar K326 chromosome 18, ASM71507v2, whole genome shotgun sequence DNA includes these proteins:
- the LOC107798317 gene encoding ethylene-responsive transcription factor ERN1-like, with the protein MEQEQVYDSTKEWSAKVQKQRKFVGVRQRPSGKWVAEIKNTTQKIRMWLGTFDTAEEAAQAYDEAACLLRGSNTRTNFHNHSPVNPALSMKIRNLLNQKKSLNNIKSKTTPTNHTTTTTTATTSTTVSSCKSSLSVSNSFSFNTDTSGSRSHQETQIFDDAYKPDLSNFMAGFDQMGSSNFNHSSTFSTDFDRIILDEKVGNFQVPKGGVVHEIGNVEDQIPEFEHMKVERQISASLYAMNGVNEYWENIHDCNIDAAFWDLPMLYQMFCPS; encoded by the coding sequence ATGGAACAAGAACAAGTATATGATTCTACCAAAGAATGGAGTGCTAAAGTtcaaaaacaaaggaaatttgTAGGGGTAAGACAAAGGCCTTCAGGAAAATGGGTTGCAGAGATCAAGAACACAACACAGAAGATCAGAATGTGGCTCGGAACGTTTGATACAGCTGAGGAAGCTGCACAGGCTTATGATGAGGCTGCTTGTCTTCTCCGAGGATCAAATACTCGAACGAATTTCCATAACCATTCCCCTGTCAATCCTGCTCTATCTATGAAAATTAGAAATCTCCTCAATCAGAAGAAAAGCCTCAACAATATCAAGTCCAAAACTACTCCTACAAATCACACTACTACTACAACTACTGCTACAACTAGTACTACTGTTTCTTCTTGTAAAAGTTCTCTTAGTGTTAGCAATAGTTTTAGTTTTAACACTGATACTAGTGGCTCAAGAAGTCATCAAGAAACTCAGATATTTGATGATGCATATAAACCAGATTTGAGCAACTTTATGGCTGGATTTGATCAAATGGGGTCTTCTAATTTTAATcattcttcaacattttcaactgATTTTGATAGGATTATTTTGGACGAAAAAGTTGGTAATTTTCAGGTGCCAAAAGGAGGGGTTGTTCATGAGATAGGAAATGTTGAAGATCAGATACCTGAATTTGAACATATGAAAGTTGAGAGGCAAATATCAGCATCACTATATGCTATGAATGGAGTGAATGAGTATTGGGAGAATATTCATGATTGTAATATTGATGCTGCTTTTTGGGATCTTCCTATGCTCTACCAAATGTTTTGTCCAAGTTAG
- the LOC107798318 gene encoding uncharacterized protein LOC107798318 → MDTESTEFQRAEMEEILGTDSEEAFETLISDEMWNSEEKHLEAKSMFNLMKHKDPESLANNLIDFLCYSDNLDFPPRCAVLLCEFLSDRDDDIDWSTWGNLSEGTQSSIKYVLLSHMKIEESQSVIIKLCDIVSKLAASLLPDNNWPNFFFDLAVVGNEPIFRWVTNMHSLFLSLLNDDTFNIELRMDALSAVTSLIQFIPNSNEKQRFQDLLPGMMRTLTLADASSNGEAARKTLESLLELAKYDPGFFRLQLVVVVGSILEIAEEEKLEQGTRYLAIEFLITLVETRKRAPGMMKKLPLFINRCFAMLLKLTLDTKDDPAWHTAETVFDDTGATINYHVGMNCLKRFSAALGGNSVAHIAIEQISAYLAAPEWEKRHAALIALAHIAKGCLKVMIKNLEQVVDLVLNVLQDPHPRVRYAACYAIGQLLAEFSPHLQEQFYNQVLLALSAALDDFHSRVQACAMTALVDFGVPDKPETLIPYLDDFVNKLLVLIQNGKQIVQQEALRALASIAESVEGHFRTYYDTVMPHLKTVLRNTDLKSNLILRARAIKCISSVGLAGGKEKFRDDEKQVMEELMSLLGILQMKAIDPVTYYMLSACSNICECLEQEFLPYMNVVMPFCIQCAQLKLDNKSIEKVKKRDVLEVKTKACNLLRNYADILKEDFYPWISQVVSIFVPLLDIYTHEIRASAAKTMPILLRSAKLAVKKGIAKGESESSTKNLSDHIIQSLLYAIHTEYVTETCAIMLDKLNDCLQICGPLLSESQVPSVVDEIKHVITKSSDRKQELTERAKTEDFDAEEAELLREAEIKQEDVIFGNVGEILCTFIKSFKTSFLPFLDELSSYLLPMWAKEKTPRERCTSICIFDALMEECPEAALKYYDVCLPLVLDASNDEDPDVRQAALYGLGIWAEYGRTSFKHIVEEALSSINVVIMHKNSLKLENVCAYDNAVSALGKICQFHGESIDLAQIIPAWLNCLPIKADLDDAKHVHELLCSMVERSDKELLGPNYEYLPKVISVFAEVLCSEKELATEETANRMIDALRHLQQTLPIVTMESAWSYILPREEMELKSIMSPDGIEIQ, encoded by the exons AAATTCTCGGGACCGACTCAGAAGAGGCATTTGAAACTTTAATTTCCGATGAAATGTGGAACTCCGAGGAAAAACATTTGGAGGCTAAGTCAATGTTCAACCTGATGAAGCACAAGGATCCTGAGTCTCTTGCTAACAACCTTATTGACTTTCTCTGCTATTCCGATAACCTTGATTTCCCTCCAAGGTGCGCTGTACTCCTCTGCGAGTTTCTTAGTGATCGGGATGACGACATTGACTGGTCCACTTGGGGCAATCTAAGTGAGGGGACTCAATCAAGCATCAAGTATGTTCTTCTTAGTCATATGAAGATTGAAGAATCACAATCTGTTATAATAAAGCTCTGCGACATCGTTTCAAAGTTGGCTGCTTCACTTCTCCCTGATAACAACTGGCCTAATTTCTTTTTTGACCTTGCAGTGGTTGGGAACGAACCAATATTCCGCTGGGTGACAAATATGCACTCGTTATTCCTAAGTTTACTAAATGATGATACTTTTAATATTGAATTGAGGATGGATGCCCTGAGTGCTGTGACCAGCCTCATTCAGTTCATACCGAATTCAAATGAAAAACAGCGTTTTCAGGATCTATTACCAGGTATGATGAGGACGCTGACGTTGGCTGACGCATCGAGCAACGGTGAGGCAGCCCGGAAAACGCTTGAATCCCTTTTAGAATTGGCCAAGTATGACCCTGGTTTTTTCAGGCTGCAACTAGTTGTTGTTGTGGGTTCAATATTGGAGATAGCTGAGGAGGAGAAATTGGAACAAGGGACAAGGTACTTAGcaattgaatttttgataactTTGGTTGAGACGAGAAAGAGGGCCCCAGGAATGATGAAGAAGCTGCCGTTGTTCATTAACAGATGCTTTGCTATGTTATTAAAGTTAACACTAGATACTAAGGATGACCCAGCTTGGCATACTGCCGAGACCGTGTTTGATGATACAGGGGCAACAATTAACTACCACGTTGGTATGAACTGTTTAAAGCGGTTTTCTGCTGCATTAGGAGGTAACTCTGTTGCTCATATTGCTATAGAGCAGATATCTGCTTACTTGGCTGCCCCAGAGTGGGAGAAACGACATGCAGCTCTCATTGCACTTGCTCATATTGCCAAAGGTTGCTTAAAG GTGATGATTAAGAATCTGGAGCAAGTGGTCGATTTGGTCCTAAATGTTTTGCAAGATCCTCATCCTCGAGTAAGATATGCCGCTTGCTATGCAATTGGCCAGTTGTTGGCTGAGTTCTCTCCACATTTGCAAGAACAATTCTATAACCAAGTATTGCTTGCATTGTCAGCAGCTCTGGATGATTTTCATTCACGAGTGCAG GCATGTGCAATGACAGCTCTCGTGGACTTCGGTGTGCCTGACAAGCCAGAAACTTTGATTCCTTACCTAGATGATTTTGTTAACAAACTGCTTGTACTAATACAG AATGGCAAGCAAATAGTCCAACAAGAAGCATTAAGGGCATTGGCTTCTATAGCTGAATCTGTTGAG GGGCACTTCCGAACGTACTATGACACTGTTATGCCACACTTGAAAACTGTCCTGAGAAACACAGATCTTAAATCTAATCTCATTCTTCGTGCCAGAGCAATAAAGTGCATAAGCTCTGTTGGGCTTGCTGGTGGAAAAGAGAAATTTAGAGATGATGAAAAACAG GTTATGGAAGAGCTTATGTCATTACTAGGAATATTACAAATGAAGGCGATTGATCCTGTTACTTATTACATGCTAAGC GCATGTAGTAACATTTGCGAGTGCCTGGAGCAGGAGTTTCTTCCTTATATGAATGTAGTCATGCCCTTTTGTATTCAATGTGCTCAACTTAAATTAGATAATAAAAG TATAGAGAAAGTCAAGAAAAGAGATGTCCTAGAGGTGAAAACTAAAGCCTGTAATTTGCTACGCAACTATGCTGATATATTGAAGGAAGACTTCTACCCATGGATTTCCCAG GTTGTTTCAATCTTTGTTCCGCTTCTTGACATCTATACCCACGAGATCAGGGCATCTGCTGCAAAAA CCATGCCCATCTTGTTGCGTTCTGCTAAACTGGCTGTTAAGAAAGGGATTGCTAAAGGTGAAAGTGAGTCATCCACGAAGAACTTGTCAGACCATATAATACAGTCTTTGCTATACGCTATACACACG GAGTACGTGACAGAAACATGTGCAATCATGCTAGATAAATTGAACGACTGCCTGCAG ATTTGTGGACCACTTCTCAGTGAAAGTCAGGTTCCTAGCGTCGTGGATGAAATAAAGCATGTCATTACAAAAAGTTCAGATAGAAAACAAGAACTCACGGAGAGAGCAAAAACAGAAGACTTTGATGCTGAGGAAGCTGAATTGTTGAGGGAGGCCGAAATAAAGCAAGAAGACGTAATTTTTGGCAAT GTTGGTGAAATATTGTGCACATTCATCAAATCTTTCAAGACTTCTTTCTTGCCTTTCCTTGACGAGTTGTCATCATATTTACTACCTATGTGG GCCAAGGAGAAAACACCTCGTGAAAGATGTACATCTATTTGTATCTTTGATGCTCTTATGGAGGAGTGCCCTGAAGCAGCTCTAAA GTACTATGATGTATGTCTTCCTTTAGTTTTGGACGCAAGCAATGATGAAGACCCAGATGTTAGACAG GCTGCTCTTTATGGACTTGGAATTTGGGCGGAATATGGTCGTACTTCTTTCAAACACATTGTTGAAG AAGCTTTGTCGAGCATCAATGTAGTGATAATGCATAAAAATTCTCTTAAACTTGAGAATGTATGTGCATATGATAATGCTGTTTCTGCACTTGGTAAGATATGCCAGTTTCATGGTGAAAGTATCGACTTAGCCCAG ATTATTCCAGCTTGGTTGAATTGCCTGCCTATAAAAGCTGACTTGGATGACGCCAAACATGTTCATGAACTGTTGTGTTCAATGGTCGAAAG GTCCGACAAGGAACTTTTAGGTCCCAATTATGAATACCTTCCAAAAGTTATTTCAGTTTTTGCAGAG GTTTTGTGTTCTGAAAAGGAACTTGCTACAGAAGAAACTGCAAATCGTATGATTGATGCATTGAGGCATCTTCAGCAAACACTACCAATAGTCACCATGGAATCAGCATGGTCATATATTTTGCCTCGGGAGGAGATGGAATTGAAATCCATTATGTCACCTGATGGAATTGAAATTCAATGA